In Neoarius graeffei isolate fNeoGra1 chromosome 9, fNeoGra1.pri, whole genome shotgun sequence, one genomic interval encodes:
- the fign gene encoding fidgetin isoform X1, with the protein MISSSALDGLKMQWTPEHAQWAEQHFDISSTTRSPAHKAEAYRGHLQRTYQYAWANDDISALTASNLLKKYAEKYSGILEGPSERALLCSYSESTPGLLNGRKSESEVWQEGIYPMNCTADVISASKAVVPAALPPADSAANIGSSSGVASSLSEPSYSSSSCGSHTPAALHSGIPSQEFASGYNGTYLHSTYSGGQSTPALPSPHPSPLHSSGLLQPPPPPPPPPTLVPSYNAGSPNLSSYNYPPTGYPPQASVAPGYSPGGAPPPSAYLPSGIAAPTPLPPSTIPTYSYQSHNHAPIAPTPLNGSSANSLKRKAFYMTGQGDMDSSYGNFTYNQQRSTQSPMYRMTDSNLADSSRGNGFDRSADTTSLPFKPTKQPMSSDQQRKFSSQSGRAITPPSYGASKGSMGSVRSGESFGKFSSPVMNEHNEEHRQHLPHSIGTVPSSGHPAEEQLKNSDSSLVEMVTTEVLQQMPPVDWSDIVGLELVKATIKEEVLWPILRPDMFSGLAPLPRSILFFGPQGTGRTLLARCVASQLGAAFLQLSGSALVSKWLGEGEKVVQASFLVARCRQPSVMFISDVDLLLSPQRSEESPVNRIKSELLLQLDGVLSSTEDHVLVICSTSKPEDIDEALRRYFVKRLLIPLPDTSARHQLISQVLSQHNYCLSDKEVALLVQRTEGFSGLDLVRLCQEAIVGPLHNMPGTELSGIIPGQMRPLSYQDFENVFCKIQPSISQKELDTYTEWNKMFGCSQ; encoded by the coding sequence GCTTAAAGATGCAGTGGACCCCAGAGCATGCACAGTGGGCAGAGCAGCACTTCGACATCTCCTCCACAACCCGCTCCCCAGCCCACAAAGCTGAGGCATATCGCGGGCACCTGCAGAGAACCTACCAGTATGCCTGGGCCAACGATGACATCTCTGCCCTCACAGCCTCCAACCTCCTGAAGAAATACGCTGAAAAGTACTCTGGGATTCTGGAGGGTCCCAGTGAGAGGGCACTGCTGTGCTCATATTCAGAGAGTACCCCAGGACTACTGAACGGACGCAAGTCCGAAAGTGAAGTATGGCAAGAGGGCATCTACCCCATGAACTGCACAGCAGATGTGATATCTGCAAGCAAGGCCGTAGTGCCAGCCGCTTTGCCACCAGCGGACAGTGCAGCCAACATTGGGAGCTCATCTGGGGTGGCAAGCAGCTTGAGTGAACCCAGCTACTCCAGTAGCAGTTGTGGGAGCCACACGCCTGCTGCCCTGCACTCGGGGATCCCTTCTCAGGAGTTTGCAAGTGGCTACAATGGCACTTATCTGCATTCTACCTATAGTGGCGGACAAAGCACCCCAGCCCTGCCATCCCCACATCCCTCACCTTTGCACAGCAGTGGACTCCTTCAGCCTCCtccaccccctcctcctcctccaacaCTGGTGCCTAGCTATAATGCAGGTTCACCTAACCTCTCTAGTTACAACTACCCTCCTACAGGGTATCCCCCCCAGGCTTCTGTTGCTCCAGGCTACAGCCCTGGAGGAGCCCCTCCTCCTTCAGCCTACTTGCCTTCAGGCATTGCAGCTCCCACTCCACTACCCCCCTCTACCATTCCCACTTATTCCTACCAGTCCCACAaccatgcacctattgcaccaacaCCTTTGAATGGCAGCTCAGCCAACTCATTGAAAAGAAAAGCTTTCTACATGACAGGACAAGGAGACATGGACTCCAGTTATGGAAATTTCACTTACAACCAACAGCGCTCAACTCAAAGTCCTATGTACAGAATGACAGATAGCAACCTTGCTGACTCAAGCAGAGGGAATGGATTTGACAGAAGTGCTGACACCACATCTTTGCCATTTAAGCCTACAAAGCAGCCAATGTCCTCGGATCAACAGCGTAAATTCAGCAGTCAGTCTGGCAGAGCCATCACCCCCCCATCCTACGGCGCATCCAAAGGTTCCATGGGGTCAGTGCGATCAGGCGAGTCTTTCGGGAAGTTCAGTTCACCTGTTATGAATGAGCACAATGAGGAGCACAGGCAGCACTTGCCACATTCCATTGGCACAGTTCCCTCAAGTGGCCACCCAGCCGAGGAGCAGCTGAAAAATAGTGACTCCAGCCTGGTGGAGATGGTCACCACTGAGGTCCTGCAGCAGATGCCCCCTGTGGACTGGAGTGACATTGTAGGGCTTGAGTTGGTCAAGGCCACCATTAAAGAGGAGGTTTTGTGGCCCATCCTGAGGCCAGATATGTTCAGTGGCTTGGCACCATTACCACGCAGCATCCTTTTCTTTGGACCTCAGGGCACTGGGCGGACATTGCTGGCACGCTGTGTAGCCAGCCAGCTTGGTGCTGCGTTCCTCCAGCTCAGTGGATCAGCGCTAGTCAGTAAGTGGCTGGGGGAGGGCGAGAAGGTGGTGCAGGCCTCATTTCTTGTAGCTCGCTGCCGGCAACCTTCAGTCATGTTTATTAGTGATGTAGACCTTTTACTGTCACCACAGCGAAGTGAGGAAAGCCCGGTAAATCGTATCAAGAGTGAACTTCTCCTACAACTCGATGGAGTGCTCAGCTCGACTGAGGACCATGTCTTGGTCATCTGCTCCACAAGCAAGCCTGAGGATATAGACGAAGCTCTGCGTAGGTACTTTGTTAAGAGGTTGCTCATCCCCCTCCCAGACACCTCGGCACGACACCAGCTCATCAGTCAGGTGCTCTCCCAGCACAACTACTGCCTCAGTGACAAAGAGGTGGCACTGCTTGTCCAGCGGACAGAGGGATTCTCGGGGTTGGACCTGGTTCGTCTTTGCCAGGAAGCCATTGTCGGACCCTTGCACAACATGCCTGGCACAGAACTGTCCGGAATCATACCAGGGCAGATGAGGCCGCTATCTTACCAAGACTTTGAAAATGTCTTTTGCAAAATCCAACCCAGCATATCACAGAAAGAACTAGACACATACACTGAGTGGAACAAAATGTTTGGTTGTAGTCAATGA
- the fign gene encoding fidgetin isoform X2, with the protein MSFMRLKMQWTPEHAQWAEQHFDISSTTRSPAHKAEAYRGHLQRTYQYAWANDDISALTASNLLKKYAEKYSGILEGPSERALLCSYSESTPGLLNGRKSESEVWQEGIYPMNCTADVISASKAVVPAALPPADSAANIGSSSGVASSLSEPSYSSSSCGSHTPAALHSGIPSQEFASGYNGTYLHSTYSGGQSTPALPSPHPSPLHSSGLLQPPPPPPPPPTLVPSYNAGSPNLSSYNYPPTGYPPQASVAPGYSPGGAPPPSAYLPSGIAAPTPLPPSTIPTYSYQSHNHAPIAPTPLNGSSANSLKRKAFYMTGQGDMDSSYGNFTYNQQRSTQSPMYRMTDSNLADSSRGNGFDRSADTTSLPFKPTKQPMSSDQQRKFSSQSGRAITPPSYGASKGSMGSVRSGESFGKFSSPVMNEHNEEHRQHLPHSIGTVPSSGHPAEEQLKNSDSSLVEMVTTEVLQQMPPVDWSDIVGLELVKATIKEEVLWPILRPDMFSGLAPLPRSILFFGPQGTGRTLLARCVASQLGAAFLQLSGSALVSKWLGEGEKVVQASFLVARCRQPSVMFISDVDLLLSPQRSEESPVNRIKSELLLQLDGVLSSTEDHVLVICSTSKPEDIDEALRRYFVKRLLIPLPDTSARHQLISQVLSQHNYCLSDKEVALLVQRTEGFSGLDLVRLCQEAIVGPLHNMPGTELSGIIPGQMRPLSYQDFENVFCKIQPSISQKELDTYTEWNKMFGCSQ; encoded by the coding sequence GCTTAAAGATGCAGTGGACCCCAGAGCATGCACAGTGGGCAGAGCAGCACTTCGACATCTCCTCCACAACCCGCTCCCCAGCCCACAAAGCTGAGGCATATCGCGGGCACCTGCAGAGAACCTACCAGTATGCCTGGGCCAACGATGACATCTCTGCCCTCACAGCCTCCAACCTCCTGAAGAAATACGCTGAAAAGTACTCTGGGATTCTGGAGGGTCCCAGTGAGAGGGCACTGCTGTGCTCATATTCAGAGAGTACCCCAGGACTACTGAACGGACGCAAGTCCGAAAGTGAAGTATGGCAAGAGGGCATCTACCCCATGAACTGCACAGCAGATGTGATATCTGCAAGCAAGGCCGTAGTGCCAGCCGCTTTGCCACCAGCGGACAGTGCAGCCAACATTGGGAGCTCATCTGGGGTGGCAAGCAGCTTGAGTGAACCCAGCTACTCCAGTAGCAGTTGTGGGAGCCACACGCCTGCTGCCCTGCACTCGGGGATCCCTTCTCAGGAGTTTGCAAGTGGCTACAATGGCACTTATCTGCATTCTACCTATAGTGGCGGACAAAGCACCCCAGCCCTGCCATCCCCACATCCCTCACCTTTGCACAGCAGTGGACTCCTTCAGCCTCCtccaccccctcctcctcctccaacaCTGGTGCCTAGCTATAATGCAGGTTCACCTAACCTCTCTAGTTACAACTACCCTCCTACAGGGTATCCCCCCCAGGCTTCTGTTGCTCCAGGCTACAGCCCTGGAGGAGCCCCTCCTCCTTCAGCCTACTTGCCTTCAGGCATTGCAGCTCCCACTCCACTACCCCCCTCTACCATTCCCACTTATTCCTACCAGTCCCACAaccatgcacctattgcaccaacaCCTTTGAATGGCAGCTCAGCCAACTCATTGAAAAGAAAAGCTTTCTACATGACAGGACAAGGAGACATGGACTCCAGTTATGGAAATTTCACTTACAACCAACAGCGCTCAACTCAAAGTCCTATGTACAGAATGACAGATAGCAACCTTGCTGACTCAAGCAGAGGGAATGGATTTGACAGAAGTGCTGACACCACATCTTTGCCATTTAAGCCTACAAAGCAGCCAATGTCCTCGGATCAACAGCGTAAATTCAGCAGTCAGTCTGGCAGAGCCATCACCCCCCCATCCTACGGCGCATCCAAAGGTTCCATGGGGTCAGTGCGATCAGGCGAGTCTTTCGGGAAGTTCAGTTCACCTGTTATGAATGAGCACAATGAGGAGCACAGGCAGCACTTGCCACATTCCATTGGCACAGTTCCCTCAAGTGGCCACCCAGCCGAGGAGCAGCTGAAAAATAGTGACTCCAGCCTGGTGGAGATGGTCACCACTGAGGTCCTGCAGCAGATGCCCCCTGTGGACTGGAGTGACATTGTAGGGCTTGAGTTGGTCAAGGCCACCATTAAAGAGGAGGTTTTGTGGCCCATCCTGAGGCCAGATATGTTCAGTGGCTTGGCACCATTACCACGCAGCATCCTTTTCTTTGGACCTCAGGGCACTGGGCGGACATTGCTGGCACGCTGTGTAGCCAGCCAGCTTGGTGCTGCGTTCCTCCAGCTCAGTGGATCAGCGCTAGTCAGTAAGTGGCTGGGGGAGGGCGAGAAGGTGGTGCAGGCCTCATTTCTTGTAGCTCGCTGCCGGCAACCTTCAGTCATGTTTATTAGTGATGTAGACCTTTTACTGTCACCACAGCGAAGTGAGGAAAGCCCGGTAAATCGTATCAAGAGTGAACTTCTCCTACAACTCGATGGAGTGCTCAGCTCGACTGAGGACCATGTCTTGGTCATCTGCTCCACAAGCAAGCCTGAGGATATAGACGAAGCTCTGCGTAGGTACTTTGTTAAGAGGTTGCTCATCCCCCTCCCAGACACCTCGGCACGACACCAGCTCATCAGTCAGGTGCTCTCCCAGCACAACTACTGCCTCAGTGACAAAGAGGTGGCACTGCTTGTCCAGCGGACAGAGGGATTCTCGGGGTTGGACCTGGTTCGTCTTTGCCAGGAAGCCATTGTCGGACCCTTGCACAACATGCCTGGCACAGAACTGTCCGGAATCATACCAGGGCAGATGAGGCCGCTATCTTACCAAGACTTTGAAAATGTCTTTTGCAAAATCCAACCCAGCATATCACAGAAAGAACTAGACACATACACTGAGTGGAACAAAATGTTTGGTTGTAGTCAATGA
- the fign gene encoding fidgetin isoform X3, whose protein sequence is MQWTPEHAQWAEQHFDISSTTRSPAHKAEAYRGHLQRTYQYAWANDDISALTASNLLKKYAEKYSGILEGPSERALLCSYSESTPGLLNGRKSESEVWQEGIYPMNCTADVISASKAVVPAALPPADSAANIGSSSGVASSLSEPSYSSSSCGSHTPAALHSGIPSQEFASGYNGTYLHSTYSGGQSTPALPSPHPSPLHSSGLLQPPPPPPPPPTLVPSYNAGSPNLSSYNYPPTGYPPQASVAPGYSPGGAPPPSAYLPSGIAAPTPLPPSTIPTYSYQSHNHAPIAPTPLNGSSANSLKRKAFYMTGQGDMDSSYGNFTYNQQRSTQSPMYRMTDSNLADSSRGNGFDRSADTTSLPFKPTKQPMSSDQQRKFSSQSGRAITPPSYGASKGSMGSVRSGESFGKFSSPVMNEHNEEHRQHLPHSIGTVPSSGHPAEEQLKNSDSSLVEMVTTEVLQQMPPVDWSDIVGLELVKATIKEEVLWPILRPDMFSGLAPLPRSILFFGPQGTGRTLLARCVASQLGAAFLQLSGSALVSKWLGEGEKVVQASFLVARCRQPSVMFISDVDLLLSPQRSEESPVNRIKSELLLQLDGVLSSTEDHVLVICSTSKPEDIDEALRRYFVKRLLIPLPDTSARHQLISQVLSQHNYCLSDKEVALLVQRTEGFSGLDLVRLCQEAIVGPLHNMPGTELSGIIPGQMRPLSYQDFENVFCKIQPSISQKELDTYTEWNKMFGCSQ, encoded by the coding sequence ATGCAGTGGACCCCAGAGCATGCACAGTGGGCAGAGCAGCACTTCGACATCTCCTCCACAACCCGCTCCCCAGCCCACAAAGCTGAGGCATATCGCGGGCACCTGCAGAGAACCTACCAGTATGCCTGGGCCAACGATGACATCTCTGCCCTCACAGCCTCCAACCTCCTGAAGAAATACGCTGAAAAGTACTCTGGGATTCTGGAGGGTCCCAGTGAGAGGGCACTGCTGTGCTCATATTCAGAGAGTACCCCAGGACTACTGAACGGACGCAAGTCCGAAAGTGAAGTATGGCAAGAGGGCATCTACCCCATGAACTGCACAGCAGATGTGATATCTGCAAGCAAGGCCGTAGTGCCAGCCGCTTTGCCACCAGCGGACAGTGCAGCCAACATTGGGAGCTCATCTGGGGTGGCAAGCAGCTTGAGTGAACCCAGCTACTCCAGTAGCAGTTGTGGGAGCCACACGCCTGCTGCCCTGCACTCGGGGATCCCTTCTCAGGAGTTTGCAAGTGGCTACAATGGCACTTATCTGCATTCTACCTATAGTGGCGGACAAAGCACCCCAGCCCTGCCATCCCCACATCCCTCACCTTTGCACAGCAGTGGACTCCTTCAGCCTCCtccaccccctcctcctcctccaacaCTGGTGCCTAGCTATAATGCAGGTTCACCTAACCTCTCTAGTTACAACTACCCTCCTACAGGGTATCCCCCCCAGGCTTCTGTTGCTCCAGGCTACAGCCCTGGAGGAGCCCCTCCTCCTTCAGCCTACTTGCCTTCAGGCATTGCAGCTCCCACTCCACTACCCCCCTCTACCATTCCCACTTATTCCTACCAGTCCCACAaccatgcacctattgcaccaacaCCTTTGAATGGCAGCTCAGCCAACTCATTGAAAAGAAAAGCTTTCTACATGACAGGACAAGGAGACATGGACTCCAGTTATGGAAATTTCACTTACAACCAACAGCGCTCAACTCAAAGTCCTATGTACAGAATGACAGATAGCAACCTTGCTGACTCAAGCAGAGGGAATGGATTTGACAGAAGTGCTGACACCACATCTTTGCCATTTAAGCCTACAAAGCAGCCAATGTCCTCGGATCAACAGCGTAAATTCAGCAGTCAGTCTGGCAGAGCCATCACCCCCCCATCCTACGGCGCATCCAAAGGTTCCATGGGGTCAGTGCGATCAGGCGAGTCTTTCGGGAAGTTCAGTTCACCTGTTATGAATGAGCACAATGAGGAGCACAGGCAGCACTTGCCACATTCCATTGGCACAGTTCCCTCAAGTGGCCACCCAGCCGAGGAGCAGCTGAAAAATAGTGACTCCAGCCTGGTGGAGATGGTCACCACTGAGGTCCTGCAGCAGATGCCCCCTGTGGACTGGAGTGACATTGTAGGGCTTGAGTTGGTCAAGGCCACCATTAAAGAGGAGGTTTTGTGGCCCATCCTGAGGCCAGATATGTTCAGTGGCTTGGCACCATTACCACGCAGCATCCTTTTCTTTGGACCTCAGGGCACTGGGCGGACATTGCTGGCACGCTGTGTAGCCAGCCAGCTTGGTGCTGCGTTCCTCCAGCTCAGTGGATCAGCGCTAGTCAGTAAGTGGCTGGGGGAGGGCGAGAAGGTGGTGCAGGCCTCATTTCTTGTAGCTCGCTGCCGGCAACCTTCAGTCATGTTTATTAGTGATGTAGACCTTTTACTGTCACCACAGCGAAGTGAGGAAAGCCCGGTAAATCGTATCAAGAGTGAACTTCTCCTACAACTCGATGGAGTGCTCAGCTCGACTGAGGACCATGTCTTGGTCATCTGCTCCACAAGCAAGCCTGAGGATATAGACGAAGCTCTGCGTAGGTACTTTGTTAAGAGGTTGCTCATCCCCCTCCCAGACACCTCGGCACGACACCAGCTCATCAGTCAGGTGCTCTCCCAGCACAACTACTGCCTCAGTGACAAAGAGGTGGCACTGCTTGTCCAGCGGACAGAGGGATTCTCGGGGTTGGACCTGGTTCGTCTTTGCCAGGAAGCCATTGTCGGACCCTTGCACAACATGCCTGGCACAGAACTGTCCGGAATCATACCAGGGCAGATGAGGCCGCTATCTTACCAAGACTTTGAAAATGTCTTTTGCAAAATCCAACCCAGCATATCACAGAAAGAACTAGACACATACACTGAGTGGAACAAAATGTTTGGTTGTAGTCAATGA